From Aedes aegypti strain LVP_AGWG unplaced genomic scaffold, AaegL5.0 Primary Assembly AGWG_AaegL5_hic_scaff_1110_PBJ_arrow, whole genome shotgun sequence, the proteins below share one genomic window:
- the LOC110680249 gene encoding oocyte zinc finger protein XlCOF22-like, translating to MRSRRKRSSAATTSTAKEQSLPLTEPASDPVCRVCMSWSSSSRTNRMIGLLEAEVQGMKLAELLALVGAVEICTVDDRLPKWCCPGCRKELERAFRLRLRCQDSDRKLRDVFESLGKIGVVKEEVFDGDEVNPLEEIGMECKPEEATVESGHVEEELKMEETELQAHRELEEDSDHVDAESVGEEAEAVQESSVMKKARIPTFPDVFDEVPAVGFRCCGCKNKFDTSKDLKAHTSEVHIEKKLSEEQLGKRSQCDICYKVLRNSHALEQHKSLVKRSFRCKVCGDVFRSRMKVCGHHNAAHSGPSKTCCACLKKFETGDQLKEHCMEVHLPEKPPPNPARPFPCRVCFRSYASEAHLYAHQSRTIMPPKKHMCVECGMLFRYPSLLRDHETTHTGERLYQCLHCPKTYSCKNSFRKHVDRHFKTKPEKHRCETCQIGYQSLSMLREHIAAKHTGERPHKCPHCPASYARLSSLKSHMFTHSVQKLHDCPICGKQFKRYSEVRTHVRFFHHKLKPYPCFFCPKEYPRKDYRKRHMVSAHPEELRNNPLPPLELYGNATWKSLKTTVDPPAEEPSADDRVVTG from the exons ATGCGCTCTCGCCGAAAACGATCCTCTGCGGCTACTACGAGCACTGCGAAGGAACAATCCCTACCTCTCACTGAACCAGCTTCCGATCCAGTTTGTCGCGTCTGCATGAGCTGGAGCAGCTCGTCCCGGACCAACAGGATGATCGGTCTGCTCGAGGCAGAAGTCCAGGGAATGAAGCTGGCCGAACTGTTGGCTCTGGTGGGAGCGGTTGAAATCTGCACCGTGGATGATCGGTTGCCCAAGTGGTGCTGCCCCGGTTGCCGGAAAGAGCTGGAGCGGGCTTTCCGGTTGCGCTTGCGTTGCCAGGACTCGGACCGGAAGCTGAGGGATGTGTTCGAGTCGTTGGGGAAAATCGGGGTCGTAAAGGAGGAGGTGTTCGATGGGGATGAGGTCAATCCTCTGGAAGAGATTGGGATGGAATGTAAACCGGAGGAGGCAACGGTTGAATCAGGGCACGTTGAGGAGGAGCTGAAGATGGAAGAGACTGAGCTGCAAG CACACCGTGAGTTGGAGGAAGACTCGGATCACGTAGATGCGGAATCGGTTGGCGAAGAAGCGGAAGCAGTACAGGAATCGAGTGTAATGAAGAAGGCACGCATACCGACTTTCCCAGATGTGTTCGACGAGGTTCCTGCCGTTGGTTTCAGATGTTGTGGCTGTAAGAACAAGTTCGATACCTCGAAGGATTTAAAGGCCCACACATCGGAGGTTCATATTGAAAAGAAGCTGTCTGAAGAGCAGTTGGGGAAAAGGAGTCAGTGTGATATCTGTTACAAAGTCCTGCGAAATAGTCACGCTTTGGAGCAACACAAAAGTTTGGTCAAACGGAGCTTCCGTTGCAAAGTTTGCGGAGATGTATTTCGCAGTCGGATGAAGGTTTGTGGTCATCATAATGCTGCTCATTCTGGCCCATCGAAAACCTGCTGTGCATGTCTAAAGAAGTTTGAAACTGGAGACCAGCTTAAGGAACATTGCATGGAGGTGCATCTGCCGGAGAAGCCTCCACCGAATCCAGCCCGTCCATTTCCTTGTAGGGTCTGCTTCCGAAGCTATGCATCCGAAGCCCATCTATATGCTCATCAGTCCCGTACGATTATGCCACCCAAAAAGCACATGTGCGTCGAATGTGGGATGCTGTTCCGATATCCTAGTTTGCTCCGAGATCACGAAACGACCCACACCGGGGAGAGGCTGTACCAGTGTCTCCATTGTCCTAAAACCTACAGTTGTAAGAACagtttccggaagcatgtcgaTCGTCATTTCAAGACGAAGCCCGAAAAGCACAGATGCGAAACCTGCCAGATCGGTTATCAAAGTCTATCGATGCTCAGGGAACACATTGCCGCGAAGCACACTGGTGAACGGCCGCACAAGTGTCCCCATTGCCCCGCCAGCTATGCCCGATTATCCTCTCTCAAGTCGCACATGTTCACCCACAGTGTTCAGAAGCTGCACGACTGCCCCATATGCGGCAAGCAGTTCAAACGCTATTCGGAGGTCCGGACGCACGTCCGATTCTTCCACCATAAGCTGAAACCCTATCCGTGCTTCTTCTGTCCGAAGGAATACCCGCGCAAGGACTACCGCAAGCGACACATGGTCAGTGCCCATCCGGAGGAGTTGCGCAACAATCCACTGCCGCCGCTGGAACTGTACGGTAACGCCACGTGGAAGTCGTTGAAGACCACGGTGGATCCTCCGGCGGAAGAACCGAGTGCGGACGACAGGGTGGTCACAGGGTGA